One genomic window of Elaeis guineensis isolate ETL-2024a chromosome 2, EG11, whole genome shotgun sequence includes the following:
- the LOC105035519 gene encoding cation/calcium exchanger 1, producing MAFVLSDNGKAFINTAFLLLLCFFFTSHIRSPTTVIHLTSPQAPKGVGCIGFHKLKGPHSKCLYLKTHSPCVSQGYVNYLHVFYCLCGRYAPLGYAFLALWLLVLFYLLGNTASQYFCSSVESLSKVLNLSPTIAGVTLLSLGNGSPDVFASIVSFRSGSGEVGLSSVLGGAFFVSCVVVGIINVCAATSSPTHAAVRIDRSSFVRDVCFFIIVLSSLLAILIVGRITIWGAMAFTSLYFVYVSIVSATHFCREKYEDLVVPILDHEELGEPVSVSKEASSANGDQEETSSSSYFRFKAMVAHYLRWFFYIIDMPLYLPRRLTIPDVTEERWSRPFAVASAALAPILVATLWNSKRGGLGSKEGLTIYLYASLVALVLGLIAFHTTMKSGPPRKFLFPWLAGGFLMSVLWTYIIAEELVGLLVSLGYIFGISPAILGLTVLAWGNSIGDLIANVAMATNGGQDGAQIAISGCYAGPIFNTLAGLGLSLVVSAWAVHPSPFVIPVAPALFEILGFMIGGLLWALVVLPRKDMKLDRILGFGLLAIYFCFLSLRLSQSLGLVQL from the coding sequence ATGGCGTTTGTGCTGTCCGACAATGGTAAGGCCTTCATCAACACAGCGTTCCTCCTCCTCCTGTGTTTCTTTTTCACCTCCCACATCCGATCTCCCACCACCGTCATTCATCTCACAAGCCCTCAGGCTCCCAAGGGAGTTGGATGCATCGGGTTCCACAAATTAAAAGGCCCCCATTCCAAGTGCCTCTACCTAAAGACCCACTCACCATGTGTATCCCAAGGCTATGTCAACTATCTCCATGTCTTCTACTGCCTCTGTGGGAGATACGCTCCTTTAGGGTATGCTTTCCTAGCCCTCTGGCTTCTGGTGCTCTTCTATTTGTTGGGCAACACAGCCTCGCAATATTTCTGCTCCTCAGTCGAGAGTCTCTCGAAGGTTCTCAACCTCTCTCCCACCATAGCTGGGGTGACGCTCCTTTCATTAGGAAACGGTTCGCCGGACGTGTTTGCCAGCATCGTGTCGTTCCGCTCCGGCTCCGGTGAGGTGGGGCTCAGCAGCGTGCTCGGGGGAGCATTCTTCGTCTCATGCGTCGTCGTCGGCATCATCAACGTGTGCGCGGCGACCTCATCACCAACCCATGCAGCAGTCCGCATCGACCGCTCCAGCTTCGTGCGTGATGTGTGTTTCTTCATCATCGTTCTCTCTTCTCTCCTCGCAATCCTCATCGTCGGCAGGATTACCATCTGGGGTGCCATGGCTTTCACCTCGCTCTACTTCGTGTACGTCTCCATCGTATCGGCGACCCATTTCTGCCGCGAGAAGTATGAGGACCTCGTCGTGCCGATCCTCGACCACGAGGAACTCGGCGAGCCCGTGTCGGTCTCCAAGGAGGCTTCCTCTGCGAACGGAGATCAGGAGGAGACCTCATCATCAAGTTACTTTCGATTCAAGGCAATGGTGGCACACTACCTTCGGTGGTTCTTTTACATTATCGACATGCCTCTCTATCTCCCAAGGAGGCTGACCATACCGGATGTGACGGAGGAGAGGTGGTCGAGACCATTTGCGGTGGCTTCGGCTGCATTGGCACCTATCTTGGTAGCAACTCTTTGGAACTCTAAGAGAGGGGGTTTGGGCTCCAAAGAGGGATTGACCATCTATCTTTATGCAAGCTTGGTGGCATTGGTCTTGGGTCTCATTGCATTCCACACCACCATGAAGTCCGGCCCACCAAGGAAGTTCTTGTTCCCCTGGCTAGCAGGAGGGTTTTTGATGAGTGTTCTATGGACTTACATTATAGCTGAGGAGCTGGTGGGGTTGCTGGTGTCCTTGGGGTACATATTTGGAATAAGCCCTGCCATTTTAGGGTTGACGGTCCTAGCGTGGGGCAACTCCATCGGGGACCTGATAGCGAATGTTGCCATGGCGACGAATGGAGGGCAGGATGGGGCCCAGATTGCAATATCTGGGTGCTATGCTGGACCTATCTTCAACACGTTGGCTGGCTTGGGGTTATCCCTCGTGGTGTCGGCTTGGGCGGTGCATCCATCTCCCTTTGTGATCCCGGTGGCGCCGGCGCTGTTTGAGATACTAGGCTTCATGATAGGAGGGCTGTTGTGGGCTCTGGTGGTGCTGCCTAGGAAGGACATGAAGCTGGATAGGATCTTGGGGTTTGGTCTACTGGCCATCTACTTCTGCTTCCTGTCCCTGAGGCTCTCTCAGAGCCTTGGGCTAGTGCAACTCTGA